The genome window TGCGGAGATTCGCCACGCCTTAGCTGAGCATCACGAACAGCTGCAGGCTTTACATGTCGCCAACCTGTGGTTGTTCGGTTCCGCAGCACGCGGTGACTCTACCGCTAAAGATCTGGATTTTCTAGTCGAATATCAGGAAGCGACTAGTTTGGTCGAATTTGTAGAGTTGAAGTTGCTATTGGAGAAAGTTTTTCAAATGGAAATAGATTTGGTTAGCCGTGGTGGGTGCCGTGAGCGATTCTTACAGGTGATTCAAGACGATTTACAACATGTCGCGTAATTCCGATTTATACTTGTTGGATATTTTAGATGCCGGACAAGCGATACAAGACTACGTGAAGGGCTATGATTACGAAACCTTTGCAGCGGATCGAAGAACGCTTGATGCCGTAGTCCGTTGTTTTGAGGTGATCGGCGAAGCGGTGAAGCATTTGCCTGAAGAGTGGAAGGCTGAACATCTAGAAATTCCTTGGCATGCGATTGCTGCATTTAGGAATATATTGGCACATGCATACTTCAATGTGGATGCCAGCATTGTTTGGACGAGCTTACAGCGTGATCTTGAACCTTTACTCGGAGCCTGTGAGCAACTGCAAAAAAGTAAGTGACGGCGCACTGTCCCAGTTTCCGTGTTTGTTCCTTCACTTGCCCCAAGGGCACCCAGTTCAGTCACCCTTCGCTCCGCTCAGGGCACGCTAACGCGCACCATCTCCGCGCTACTCGCGCTCCGTCCAATTTTCAGCTTTTCAGAAGATTTCGCCACCGCCGATGCAGTCGAGCTCCTAGCCGTGCTAAGCTGAGCAACATCACAATAATCGCGTGCGCGCAGCGTTTTACGCGACCAGTTTTCAGTGTTTGTTCCCCCCAAATCACCCACTCATCAACTTAACCCCTTCACCACTCAATCTGTATCGCGTGGAGCAAAGCTCTTTTGCGCGACCCTTTTTGCGGCTAATTCAACCCATCTTTATAATTTGCGTTTGACCTCATTTTTTCTCCCAGACTTGCCGAATTGGTCGAAATTAATAAAGTAACCCTCATCGAATCGTGGAATAAAGTTCATGGATAATTCAACTCAAGATTTCATTGGGACGGCTGTCTCGTTTAAAAACGGAATGGTTCAGTTGGATTTAGCGGATGGTTCGGCTCATGCCTTTCCGGTTCAGTATTATCCACGTTTATGCAATGCCGC of Lentimonas sp. CC4 contains these proteins:
- a CDS encoding nucleotidyltransferase domain-containing protein, which encodes MKQVAEIRHALAEHHEQLQALHVANLWLFGSAARGDSTAKDLDFLVEYQEATSLVEFVELKLLLEKVFQMEIDLVSRGGCRERFLQVIQDDLQHVA
- a CDS encoding DUF86 domain-containing protein, which encodes MSRNSDLYLLDILDAGQAIQDYVKGYDYETFAADRRTLDAVVRCFEVIGEAVKHLPEEWKAEHLEIPWHAIAAFRNILAHAYFNVDASIVWTSLQRDLEPLLGACEQLQKSK